In a single window of the Cupriavidus basilensis genome:
- a CDS encoding acyltransferase family protein has protein sequence MSPRPSRMACIDALKAISSQLIVLHHLAFYGPMSDAAHVLAPGLLDWFSQYARIAVQVFLVISGFLAARSLAPAGHLMVPRPLLAIWRRYQKLVVPYTAAILIAIAGAAIARTWMHHDSIPGAPGLHQFLAHVLLLHNVLDFEALSAGVWYVAIDLQLFALLMVALWAARRCERWFDVGGSPMGPLVVAGLVLASLFWFNRDATWDIWAIYFFGAYGLGTLAFWASEPERSPVALLVLCAVVLAALAVDFRLRIAVALAIALLLGTARRGSWLEHWPQARFLAFFGRISYSVFLVHFPICLVVNALVFHLAPHQPVLNALGMVLAWLLSNAAGALFHRYVESGAPLRALRLALWPAAPEPVQQAGQQRST, from the coding sequence ATGAGCCCCCGTCCTTCGCGCATGGCGTGCATTGACGCTCTCAAGGCGATCAGTTCACAGCTGATCGTGCTGCACCATCTTGCCTTCTATGGCCCCATGTCCGATGCGGCCCACGTGCTGGCGCCCGGTCTGCTCGACTGGTTCTCGCAGTACGCGCGCATTGCCGTGCAGGTATTCCTCGTCATCAGCGGCTTCCTGGCGGCGCGCAGCCTGGCGCCCGCGGGGCATTTGATGGTGCCGCGCCCCTTACTGGCAATCTGGCGCCGTTACCAGAAGCTGGTGGTGCCCTATACCGCGGCGATCTTGATTGCCATTGCCGGTGCCGCCATTGCGCGCACCTGGATGCATCACGACTCCATTCCCGGCGCCCCCGGCCTGCACCAGTTCCTGGCGCATGTGCTGCTGCTGCATAACGTGCTGGATTTCGAAGCCTTGTCTGCCGGCGTCTGGTATGTGGCCATCGACCTGCAGTTGTTCGCCTTGCTGATGGTGGCATTGTGGGCTGCCCGTCGCTGCGAGCGATGGTTCGACGTGGGCGGCAGCCCGATGGGCCCGCTGGTGGTGGCCGGGCTGGTGCTGGCATCACTGTTCTGGTTCAACCGTGATGCCACGTGGGATATCTGGGCGATTTACTTCTTCGGCGCCTACGGCTTGGGCACGCTGGCCTTCTGGGCATCCGAGCCAGAGCGTTCGCCGGTGGCACTGCTGGTCTTGTGCGCCGTGGTGCTGGCAGCGCTGGCCGTGGATTTCCGGCTGCGTATCGCGGTGGCGCTGGCCATCGCGCTCCTGCTCGGCACGGCGCGCCGTGGCAGTTGGCTTGAGCACTGGCCGCAGGCCCGGTTCCTGGCATTTTTCGGGCGCATTTCCTACTCGGTGTTCCTGGTGCATTTCCCGATTTGCCTGGTAGTGAATGCCCTGGTCTTCCATCTGGCTCCGCACCAGCCCGTCCTGAATGCGCTCGGCATGGTGCTGGCCTGGCTGCTGAGCAATGCCGCTGGGGCATTGTTCCATCGCTACGTGGAGAGCGGTGCGCCGTTGCGCGCATTGCGCCTGGCGCTTTGGCCAGCGGCCCCCGAGCCGGTCCAGCAGGCGGGGCAGCAACGGTCAACCTGA
- a CDS encoding GTP cyclohydrolase II has translation MSDHIVLTSHARRDKPAEPIHWGAATAAERGPVIASLTNPAQRNVIGTHSGAYAVYRALAVASGKLQRDHRADLTDTSPAEVIGPHPQWSDPDKIVSMDPWGHLVSSAFGDRIAAGIDIRPSIAITRAHINMPELMGAIAAGRLTPDGQILHANGDVRVTKAAIDPVWYLPGLARRFEIKESMLRRSLFEQTSGMFPELVTRPDLKVFLPPIGGMTLYFFGDVSQLGKPETKVACRVHDECNGSDVFGSDICTCRPYLAHGIEVCIEMAQQGGVGLVVYNRKEGRALGEVTKFLVYNARKRQVGGDRAETYFARTECIAGVQDMRFQELMPDVFHWLGIKRIDRWASMSNMKHGALTAQGIEVVEQVAIPDALIPADARVEIDAKVAAGYFTSYTPPDAEELALAKGRGLHE, from the coding sequence ATGTCCGATCATATTGTCCTGACCTCGCACGCGCGCCGCGACAAGCCGGCCGAGCCAATCCACTGGGGGGCCGCCACGGCTGCGGAGCGCGGCCCCGTGATCGCAAGCCTGACCAATCCGGCTCAGCGCAATGTGATCGGCACCCATTCCGGCGCATACGCGGTTTACCGCGCGCTGGCGGTGGCCTCCGGCAAGCTGCAGCGAGACCACCGCGCTGATCTCACCGATACCTCGCCGGCCGAGGTCATCGGGCCTCACCCTCAGTGGAGCGATCCGGACAAGATCGTCTCGATGGATCCCTGGGGCCACCTGGTTTCCAGCGCCTTCGGCGACCGGATCGCCGCGGGCATCGACATCCGTCCCTCGATCGCCATTACGCGCGCCCACATCAATATGCCGGAACTGATGGGCGCCATTGCGGCCGGCCGGCTCACGCCTGATGGGCAGATCCTTCATGCCAATGGCGACGTGCGGGTCACCAAAGCCGCGATCGATCCGGTCTGGTACCTGCCGGGGCTGGCGCGCCGCTTCGAGATCAAGGAGAGCATGCTGCGCCGCAGCCTGTTCGAGCAGACCAGCGGCATGTTCCCGGAACTGGTCACGCGCCCCGACCTGAAAGTGTTCCTGCCGCCGATCGGCGGCATGACCCTGTACTTCTTTGGCGATGTCAGCCAGCTTGGCAAGCCCGAGACCAAGGTGGCCTGCCGCGTGCACGACGAGTGCAACGGCTCGGACGTGTTTGGCTCCGATATCTGCACCTGCCGGCCGTACCTGGCCCACGGCATCGAGGTGTGCATCGAGATGGCGCAGCAGGGCGGCGTGGGGCTGGTGGTCTATAACCGGAAGGAAGGCCGGGCGCTGGGCGAGGTGACCAAGTTCCTGGTCTACAACGCCCGCAAGCGCCAGGTTGGCGGCGACCGGGCCGAGACTTATTTCGCACGCACGGAATGTATCGCCGGCGTGCAGGACATGCGCTTCCAGGAGCTCATGCCCGACGTGTTCCACTGGCTCGGCATCAAGCGTATCGACCGCTGGGCTTCGATGAGCAATATGAAGCACGGGGCGCTGACCGCTCAGGGTATCGAGGTGGTCGAGCAGGTTGCGATTCCCGATGCACTGATCCCGGCTGATGCCCGCGTGGAAATCGACGCCAAGGTGGCAGCTGGCTACTTCACGAGCTATACCCCGCCTGACGCGGAAGAACTCGCGCTGGCCAAGGGTAGAGGACTGCACGAATGA
- a CDS encoding URC4/urg3 family protein, whose product MNEIPEAGGVRGAANPFINGEDDAGGWASPVPPGHPAAALLTGHAVRTRCAAVTDHVAAGASELFTWHPERIPAVADYVAATIRQRYPDLNVPYHSRWRHFESGGPGEKLDRWQILCERGGLSGEADREERARIGIDLVIPSVLLDAGAGPDWRYRDPASDLLLTRSEGLGVASFDLFARGGFSAQPGQPLRSDTERLMRIDASSIATAFQVAQHNPLVGLDGRAGLLRRLGEVAQATPAVFGSPARLGNLFDYLKAHASSGQIEAGFVLTTLLVALGPVWPGRVSLEGVSLGDCWHHPACTDGLVPFHKLTQWLTYSLLEPLEDAGLTVTGLEALTGLPEYRNGGLLFDFELMVPRDPGFTAVAHTVDEPVIVEWRALTVTGLDLVAASVREALGLSAELFPLARVLEGGTWAAGRRIAAKRRPGGPPPFAINSDGTVF is encoded by the coding sequence ATGAACGAGATACCCGAAGCGGGTGGCGTGCGCGGCGCCGCGAATCCCTTCATCAACGGCGAGGATGATGCCGGTGGCTGGGCCAGTCCCGTGCCGCCGGGCCATCCGGCCGCCGCGTTGCTCACGGGCCATGCGGTACGCACCCGTTGCGCTGCCGTGACGGATCATGTCGCAGCCGGCGCGTCCGAGCTGTTTACCTGGCATCCGGAGCGGATCCCGGCAGTGGCCGATTACGTGGCGGCCACCATCCGCCAGCGCTATCCCGACCTCAACGTGCCGTACCACAGCCGCTGGCGTCATTTCGAGAGCGGCGGCCCTGGCGAGAAGCTGGACCGCTGGCAGATCCTGTGCGAACGCGGCGGGCTCTCCGGCGAGGCCGACCGTGAGGAGCGCGCCCGCATCGGCATCGACCTGGTGATCCCCAGCGTATTGCTGGATGCCGGCGCAGGCCCGGACTGGCGCTATCGCGATCCTGCCAGCGACTTGTTGCTCACGCGCTCCGAAGGGCTCGGCGTGGCCAGCTTCGACCTGTTCGCGCGCGGCGGCTTTTCCGCACAGCCGGGGCAGCCGCTGCGCTCCGATACCGAGCGCCTGATGCGTATCGATGCATCCTCCATCGCAACCGCATTCCAGGTGGCCCAGCACAACCCGCTGGTGGGCCTGGATGGACGCGCCGGGCTGTTGCGCCGCCTTGGCGAGGTTGCGCAAGCCACGCCAGCGGTCTTTGGTTCGCCGGCGCGGCTGGGCAACCTGTTCGACTACCTCAAGGCGCATGCCAGTTCTGGGCAGATCGAGGCCGGCTTCGTGCTGACCACGCTGCTGGTGGCGCTGGGGCCGGTATGGCCCGGGCGTGTGAGCCTGGAAGGCGTGTCGCTGGGCGACTGCTGGCACCACCCGGCCTGTACGGATGGCCTGGTGCCTTTTCACAAGCTGACCCAGTGGCTGACCTACTCGCTGCTGGAACCGCTGGAAGATGCCGGCCTGACTGTGACCGGGCTGGAGGCCTTGACGGGCTTGCCCGAATACCGCAACGGCGGGCTGCTGTTCGATTTCGAGCTGATGGTGCCGCGCGACCCTGGCTTTACTGCCGTGGCGCACACGGTGGATGAGCCGGTTATCGTGGAATGGCGCGCGCTGACGGTGACGGGACTCGACCTCGTGGCCGCGTCGGTGCGCGAGGCGCTCGGGTTGTCGGCAGAGTTGTTCCCGCTGGCCCGCGTGCTGGAGGGTGGCACCTGGGCCGCGGGACGGCGCATTGCCGCCAAGCGCAGGCCAGGTGGTCCGCCGCCTTTCGCCATCAACAGCGACGGCACGGTGTTCTAG
- the upp gene encoding uracil phosphoribosyltransferase, producing the protein MTDLSAVPPATASVMVVDHPLVQHKVTLVRSEDTTTDNFRRLVREISQLLTYEATRDLAMETIAIKTPIAPMQSPVLSGKKLCLVSILRAGNGFLDGMLDLLPAARVGHIGLYRDPETLEPIEYYFKMPEDIHERLVIVVDPMLATGNSAIAALNRLKEAGVSTLKYVCLIASRQGLMALRAAHPDVAIVTAAIDEELNEHGYIVPGLGDAGDRLYGTK; encoded by the coding sequence ATGACCGACCTCTCCGCCGTACCGCCCGCCACCGCGTCCGTGATGGTAGTGGATCATCCGCTCGTGCAGCACAAGGTCACGCTGGTCCGCAGCGAAGACACCACCACCGACAATTTTCGCCGGCTGGTGCGCGAGATCAGCCAGTTGCTGACCTACGAGGCAACCCGCGACCTGGCGATGGAGACCATCGCCATCAAGACGCCGATCGCGCCCATGCAGTCGCCGGTGCTCTCGGGCAAGAAGCTGTGCCTGGTGTCGATCCTGCGGGCCGGCAATGGTTTCCTGGATGGCATGCTGGACTTGCTGCCGGCCGCGCGGGTCGGGCATATCGGCCTGTACCGCGACCCGGAAACGCTGGAGCCGATCGAGTACTACTTCAAGATGCCGGAAGACATCCATGAGCGGCTGGTGATCGTGGTCGACCCGATGCTGGCTACCGGCAACTCCGCCATCGCCGCGCTCAACCGTCTGAAGGAAGCCGGTGTGAGCACGCTCAAGTACGTGTGCCTGATCGCTTCGCGGCAGGGTTTGATGGCCTTGCGAGCGGCGCATCCCGACGTAGCCATCGTCACCGCGGCCATTGACGAGGAACTCAACGAGCACGGCTACATCGTGCCAGGCCTGGGCGACGCCGGCGACCGCCTCTACGGCACCAAGTAA
- a CDS encoding TetR/AcrR family transcriptional regulator, protein MGAPATAPPPCFPPPREVAGGRIRQENEALILRAAEYVFARAGFAGATMNEIATRAGVPKSNLHYYFRTKQALYRAVLAHTLALWLSETDIIGAEQRPQVALEQYIRAKMRLSASHPDASRVFANELLHGAPEIRDVLSGALRALVARKAGVIREWIARGEMASVDPQHLFFTIWAATQTYADFESQVCAVLGVSHLGQRDYEQATDHLVRLLLRGCGLEPAGLAVELSSTRGESHEY, encoded by the coding sequence ATGGGAGCGCCGGCTACGGCGCCGCCGCCATGCTTTCCGCCGCCGCGGGAGGTGGCGGGGGGGCGCATCCGCCAGGAGAACGAGGCGCTGATCCTGCGCGCGGCCGAATACGTGTTCGCCCGGGCCGGCTTTGCTGGCGCGACCATGAACGAGATCGCCACGCGCGCCGGCGTGCCGAAGTCCAACCTGCATTACTACTTCCGCACCAAGCAGGCGCTATATCGGGCCGTGCTGGCGCATACGCTCGCGCTGTGGCTGTCCGAGACCGACATCATCGGCGCGGAGCAGCGGCCCCAGGTGGCACTGGAGCAGTACATCCGCGCCAAGATGCGGCTGTCTGCCAGCCATCCGGATGCCTCGCGCGTGTTTGCCAACGAGCTGCTGCACGGAGCGCCGGAGATCCGCGACGTACTCAGCGGCGCGCTGCGCGCGCTGGTGGCGCGCAAGGCCGGCGTGATCCGGGAATGGATCGCGCGCGGCGAGATGGCCAGCGTCGATCCGCAGCACCTGTTTTTCACGATCTGGGCCGCCACCCAGACCTACGCCGATTTTGAGTCGCAAGTTTGCGCCGTGCTTGGGGTGAGCCACCTGGGCCAGCGCGATTATGAACAGGCCACCGACCACCTGGTGCGGCTTTTGCTGCGAGGCTGCGGGCTGGAACCGGCTGGCCTGGCCGTGGAGTTATCGTCAACAAGGGGAGAGAGCCATGAGTATTGA